A single region of the Polymorphum gilvum SL003B-26A1 genome encodes:
- the scpA gene encoding methylmalonyl-CoA mutase, translated as MSRIPDFSEIPLTDTLARADAGGATPWMTPEGIEVAPVFGAADVAGLRHLDTWPGLPPFLRGPYPTMYVQQPWTVRQYAGFSTAEDSNAFYRRNLAAGQKGLSVAFDLATHRGYDSDHPRVAGDVGMAGVAIDSILDMRTLFSGIPLDRMSVSMTMNGAVLPVLALYIVAAEEQGVAQEALSGTIQNDILKEFMVRNTYIYPPAPSMRIISDIFGYTSRHMPKFNSISISGYHMQEAGATADLELAYTIADGIEYARAGVAAGLDIDQFAPRLSFFWAIGMNFFMEVAKLRAARLIWAKLMQENFAPKSDKSLSLRTHSQTSGWSLTAQDVFNNVVRTCVEAMAATQGHTQSLHTNALDEALALPTDFSARIARNTQLFLQQESRTCETIDLWGGSFYVEKLTADLAERALAHIREVEDLGGMAKAIEKGIPKLRIEEAAAKTQARIDSGVQTVVGVNKYKPTAEEAIEVLKVDNAEVRAQQLAKLQRLRADRDEAATQAALDALTACAASGEGNLLDLSVKAARAKATVGEISLAMEKVFGRHKAEIKAISGVYKREAGAMSDSVAKVQELVEAFEENDGRRPRILVAKMGQDGHDRGQKVIASAFADLGFDVDIGPLFATPEEAARQAVENDVHVVGVSSLAAGHLTLVPALKRALEDEGRGDIMIVVGGVVPPQDYDALHKSGATAIFPPGTVIADAAADLIHKLNRALGYEPKQAAE; from the coding sequence ATGAGCCGCATCCCCGATTTCTCCGAGATCCCCCTGACGGACACGCTGGCACGGGCGGACGCCGGTGGCGCAACGCCTTGGATGACGCCCGAGGGGATCGAGGTCGCGCCGGTGTTCGGCGCCGCCGACGTGGCCGGCCTCAGGCATCTCGACACCTGGCCGGGCCTGCCGCCGTTCCTGCGCGGGCCCTATCCGACCATGTACGTGCAGCAGCCCTGGACGGTACGCCAGTACGCGGGCTTCTCGACGGCGGAGGATTCCAACGCCTTCTACCGGCGCAACCTGGCCGCCGGCCAGAAGGGCCTGTCGGTCGCTTTCGACCTGGCCACGCACCGCGGCTACGACAGTGACCATCCGCGCGTGGCCGGTGACGTCGGCATGGCCGGCGTGGCGATCGACAGCATCCTCGACATGCGCACGCTGTTTTCCGGCATACCGCTCGACAGGATGAGCGTGTCGATGACCATGAACGGCGCGGTGCTGCCCGTGCTGGCGCTCTACATCGTCGCGGCGGAAGAGCAGGGGGTGGCACAGGAGGCCCTGTCGGGGACCATCCAGAACGACATCCTCAAGGAGTTCATGGTCCGCAACACCTACATCTATCCGCCCGCCCCCTCGATGCGGATCATTTCGGACATCTTCGGCTACACCTCCCGGCACATGCCGAAGTTCAACTCGATCTCGATCTCCGGCTACCACATGCAGGAGGCCGGCGCGACGGCGGACCTGGAATTGGCCTACACCATCGCCGACGGCATCGAATATGCCCGCGCCGGCGTCGCCGCCGGGCTCGACATCGATCAGTTCGCGCCGCGCCTGTCGTTCTTCTGGGCGATCGGCATGAACTTCTTCATGGAAGTCGCCAAGCTGCGTGCCGCCCGCCTGATCTGGGCCAAGCTGATGCAGGAGAACTTCGCGCCCAAGAGCGACAAGTCGCTCAGCCTGCGCACCCATTCGCAGACCTCGGGCTGGTCGCTGACCGCGCAGGACGTCTTCAACAACGTCGTGCGTACCTGCGTTGAGGCGATGGCCGCGACCCAGGGCCACACCCAGTCGCTGCATACCAACGCGCTCGACGAGGCGCTCGCCCTGCCGACCGACTTCTCCGCCCGCATCGCCCGCAACACCCAGCTGTTCCTGCAGCAGGAAAGCCGCACCTGCGAGACCATCGACCTGTGGGGCGGTTCGTTCTACGTCGAGAAGTTGACCGCCGACCTCGCCGAACGGGCGCTCGCGCACATCCGCGAGGTCGAGGACCTCGGCGGCATGGCCAAGGCGATCGAGAAGGGCATCCCGAAGCTGAGGATCGAGGAGGCGGCAGCCAAGACCCAGGCGCGCATCGACAGCGGCGTGCAGACCGTGGTTGGCGTCAACAAGTACAAGCCGACCGCCGAGGAGGCGATCGAGGTCCTCAAGGTCGACAATGCCGAGGTACGCGCCCAGCAGCTGGCAAAGCTGCAGCGCCTGCGCGCCGACCGCGACGAGGCGGCGACCCAGGCCGCGCTTGACGCGCTGACCGCCTGCGCGGCGAGCGGCGAGGGCAACTTGCTCGACCTCTCCGTCAAGGCGGCCCGCGCCAAGGCGACGGTGGGCGAGATCAGCCTGGCGATGGAGAAGGTGTTCGGACGGCACAAGGCGGAGATCAAGGCGATCTCCGGCGTCTACAAGCGGGAGGCCGGAGCCATGTCGGACTCGGTCGCGAAGGTTCAGGAACTGGTCGAGGCCTTCGAGGAGAACGACGGCCGCCGGCCGCGCATCCTGGTCGCCAAGATGGGGCAGGACGGCCACGACCGCGGCCAGAAGGTGATCGCCTCGGCCTTTGCCGACCTCGGCTTCGACGTTGACATCGGGCCGCTGTTCGCGACGCCCGAGGAGGCCGCGCGCCAGGCGGTCGAGAACGACGTCCACGTCGTCGGCGTGTCGTCGCTAGCCGCCGGTCACCTGACCCTGGTGCCGGCGCTGAAGAGGGCGCTGGAGGATGAGGGCCGAGGCGACATCATGATCGTCGTCGGCGGCGTCGTGCCGCCGCAGGACTATGACGCGCTGCACAAGTCCGGCGCGACAGCGATCTTCCCGCCCGGGACAGTGATCGCGGACGCCGCCGCAGATCTGATCCACAAGCTCAACCGCGCGCTCGGCTACGAGCCGAAGCAGGCGGCGGAATAG
- a CDS encoding methylmalonyl-CoA mutase subunit beta: MTLDIPETFLASGEAAWHDAVKRALKGAPFDTLVGRTEDGLRVEPLYPRRADAAPQRGREAGRPWQILQRIDHPDPVVANELLLADLEGGADGFDLVLTSSANAHGHGFAGQDLASFARLFEGVLLDLVTVRVDGGYESSSALALLILHARQTGLDLSKLSVISCSDYVSKLVHTGILRNSVPMLRRRIADLEAYARGHGLSCRLLCADGRIWHDRGATHAQELAYVLATGLQYLRDLDAEGVAADDPARLISFTLVADADQTGSIAKVRAMRRLWASVLAASGLPQNPTHLHVETSWRMMTRTDPYVNMLRTTVACFAAGVGGADSVSVLPFTFANGLPDAFARRVARNTQAILIEESNLHRVADPSAGSGAIEARTDDLAEAAWTLFREVEAAGGIVEALRRGRVQPHLRAAAAERDRRIATRRQPITGVSAFPNLGEAAVRTLAAPAEGLSSGSAHVPLPQPGDGQLLTAIEAALAGGASITDIMVSRPPIDPMTADIPAPARLAEPYEALREAVAALPEAPVVFLAALGPLAQFTARATWAKNFFEAGGLRAVGGEPAADLDALVAAFSSSGATLVCLASSDRIYAEQAGEAARALSRAGARFLYLAGRPGDQEEAFRAAGIETFVFEGCDALDILRNAHRRLGIAAGADDASSAETRT; this comes from the coding sequence ATGACATTGGACATTCCCGAGACATTCCTGGCGTCCGGCGAAGCGGCTTGGCACGACGCGGTCAAAAGGGCGCTCAAGGGCGCGCCGTTCGACACCCTGGTCGGGCGCACCGAGGACGGGCTGCGGGTCGAGCCGCTCTATCCGCGCCGCGCTGATGCCGCGCCCCAGCGCGGCCGGGAGGCGGGCCGTCCGTGGCAGATCCTCCAGCGGATCGACCATCCGGATCCGGTCGTGGCCAACGAACTGCTGCTGGCGGACCTGGAGGGGGGGGCGGACGGCTTCGACCTGGTGCTGACCTCCTCCGCCAATGCTCATGGCCACGGCTTCGCCGGCCAGGACCTCGCCAGCTTCGCGCGCCTGTTCGAGGGCGTGCTGCTGGACCTCGTGACGGTGCGCGTCGACGGCGGCTATGAAAGCTCCTCGGCCCTGGCGCTGCTGATCCTCCACGCCAGGCAGACGGGTCTCGACCTCTCGAAGCTGTCCGTCATTTCCTGCAGCGACTACGTCAGCAAGCTGGTGCACACCGGCATCCTGCGCAATTCGGTGCCCATGCTGCGCCGGCGGATCGCGGATCTGGAGGCCTATGCGCGCGGCCACGGGCTCTCCTGCCGCCTGCTCTGCGCCGACGGCCGCATCTGGCACGACCGCGGCGCCACCCATGCGCAGGAACTGGCCTATGTCCTTGCGACCGGCCTGCAGTACCTGCGCGACCTGGACGCGGAGGGTGTCGCCGCCGACGATCCGGCGCGGCTGATCAGCTTCACGCTCGTCGCCGACGCCGACCAGACCGGCTCGATCGCCAAGGTGCGCGCCATGCGCCGGCTGTGGGCCTCCGTGCTGGCGGCGAGCGGGCTGCCGCAGAACCCGACCCACCTGCACGTCGAGACGTCCTGGCGGATGATGACGCGCACCGACCCCTATGTGAACATGCTGCGCACGACCGTAGCCTGCTTCGCCGCCGGTGTCGGCGGCGCCGACAGCGTCAGCGTGTTGCCCTTCACCTTCGCCAACGGCCTGCCCGACGCCTTCGCCCGGCGCGTGGCCCGCAACACCCAGGCGATCCTGATCGAGGAAAGCAACCTGCACAGGGTCGCCGACCCGTCGGCCGGATCGGGCGCGATCGAGGCACGCACGGACGATCTCGCCGAGGCGGCCTGGACGCTGTTCCGCGAGGTCGAGGCGGCCGGCGGCATCGTCGAGGCCTTGCGGAGGGGGCGCGTGCAGCCGCATCTGCGCGCCGCTGCGGCGGAGCGTGACAGGCGCATCGCCACCCGGCGCCAGCCGATCACCGGCGTCAGCGCCTTCCCCAATCTCGGCGAAGCCGCGGTGCGGACCCTCGCCGCGCCTGCGGAAGGGCTGTCGTCAGGCTCCGCGCATGTGCCGCTGCCCCAGCCCGGCGACGGGCAGCTGTTGACCGCGATCGAGGCGGCGCTGGCGGGCGGGGCGTCCATCACCGACATCATGGTGTCGCGGCCGCCGATCGATCCGATGACCGCCGACATCCCCGCTCCGGCGCGGCTGGCCGAGCCCTATGAGGCCCTGCGGGAGGCCGTCGCCGCGCTGCCGGAGGCGCCTGTCGTGTTCCTGGCCGCGCTCGGCCCGCTCGCGCAATTCACCGCCCGGGCGACCTGGGCGAAGAACTTCTTCGAGGCCGGCGGCCTGAGGGCGGTCGGCGGCGAGCCGGCCGCCGATCTCGACGCACTGGTCGCCGCCTTCTCCTCATCGGGCGCCACGCTCGTCTGCCTGGCCTCCTCCGACCGGATCTATGCGGAGCAGGCCGGCGAAGCGGCACGCGCATTGTCGCGCGCCGGAGCCCGCTTCCTGTACCTCGCCGGGCGTCCCGGCGACCAGGAGGAGGCGTTCAGGGCAGCCGGAATCGAGACCTTCGTGTTCGAGGGGTGCGACGCCCTCGACATCCTTCGCAACGCCCACCGTCGGCTCGGCATCGCGGCCGGAGCGGACGACGCATCGAGCGCGGAGACCCGGACATGA
- a CDS encoding DUF4332 domain-containing protein, translated as MSYPVIDIEGIGPVYAEKLNAVGIKTTGDLLERAKDPKGRKDLAEETGIDASRVLKWANMADLMRIKGVAEEYSELLEAAGVDTVKELKHRKPENLAAKMKEVNEEKKLVRQVPSESMVAKWVEEAKSLPPMMTY; from the coding sequence ATGTCTTATCCGGTGATAGATATCGAAGGCATCGGTCCGGTCTATGCAGAGAAGCTGAACGCGGTCGGCATCAAGACCACGGGCGACCTGCTCGAGCGGGCAAAGGACCCGAAGGGGCGCAAGGATCTCGCCGAGGAAACAGGCATCGACGCCAGCCGCGTCCTCAAGTGGGCGAACATGGCCGACCTGATGCGCATCAAGGGCGTCGCGGAGGAATATTCGGAGCTGCTCGAGGCCGCCGGCGTCGATACCGTGAAGGAACTCAAGCACCGCAAGCCGGAGAACCTCGCCGCCAAGATGAAGGAAGTGAACGAGGAAAAGAAGCTGGTGCGTCAGGTGCCGAGCGAGTCGATGGTCGCCAAGTGGGTCGAAGAGGCCAAGTCGCTGCCGCCGATGATGACCTACTGA
- a CDS encoding LuxR C-terminal-related transcriptional regulator, with protein sequence MMDEVDLSTQLRIVSESTTAQKILDILEANLARIGATHILITGLPMPNRPIDSLVHRYRWPDTRNGSTESPVLHASDSALMLGLASNRATVWTVTAGDMDHSRLLAAVGEGSQILIVPVTELHPLQAFVFCAGPKLKTGKYELAALELLTDAAFTRLQDIGALSSQRPGALSSRERKVLELTAFGKTASEIAELLDISQRTVHAHLQNASVKLNASNKTHTVVEALRYGQIRV encoded by the coding sequence ATGATGGATGAAGTTGATCTCAGCACGCAGTTGCGTATTGTTTCCGAATCGACCACCGCCCAGAAAATCCTCGATATCCTCGAAGCCAACCTTGCCCGGATCGGGGCGACCCATATCCTGATCACCGGCCTGCCGATGCCGAACCGGCCGATCGACAGCCTGGTTCACCGCTACCGCTGGCCGGACACGCGCAACGGCAGCACCGAAAGCCCCGTCCTGCACGCCAGCGACAGCGCGCTGATGCTCGGCCTGGCCTCCAACCGCGCCACTGTGTGGACCGTCACCGCCGGCGACATGGACCATTCCCGGCTGCTCGCCGCCGTCGGCGAAGGCAGCCAGATCCTGATCGTTCCGGTGACCGAACTGCACCCGCTGCAGGCCTTCGTCTTTTGCGCCGGCCCGAAGCTGAAGACCGGCAAGTACGAACTGGCCGCCCTCGAACTCCTCACCGACGCCGCCTTCACCCGGCTGCAGGACATCGGCGCCCTGTCCAGCCAGCGCCCCGGTGCGCTGTCGTCGCGCGAACGCAAGGTCCTCGAACTGACCGCCTTCGGCAAGACGGCGAGCGAAATCGCCGAGCTGCTCGACATTTCGCAGCGGACCGTCCACGCCCACCTGCAGAACGCCAGCGTCAAGCTGAACGCCTCCAACAAGACCCACACGGTCGTCGAGGCCCTGCGCTACGGCCAGATCCGCGTCTGA
- a CDS encoding DUF2780 domain-containing protein: MRPWRFASFSVRNSLLSLPPMKILSSESTGLIPLFSGPIVRPCRAGSAAGPRGAVFSDLPQWHHRLVPVRKCIAVSRRPGLQEIARPARDLEANMEELIKRIVAAAGISEETARQAVGIILKFLSKDGPKEQVAQIIEALPGAEAVLAEAEGSKSGGGLFGGLAGMMGGGMGAMAALNELTNAGLDMGEVQSVTREIVAFAKEKVGEDVVNEVVSKIPGLNQIV; encoded by the coding sequence ATGAGGCCGTGGCGGTTCGCCAGCTTCAGCGTCAGGAATTCGCTCTTGTCGCTGCCGCCGATGAAGATCTTGTCGTCCGAATCCACTGGCCTCATCCCCTTATTCTCCGGTCCTATTGTCCGGCCCTGCCGTGCGGGATCGGCCGCCGGTCCGCGCGGGGCGGTTTTTTCCGACCTTCCGCAGTGGCACCATCGACTTGTCCCGGTTCGAAAGTGTATAGCCGTTTCGAGGCGTCCGGGTCTGCAGGAGATTGCACGGCCGGCGCGCGATCTGGAGGCTAACATGGAAGAACTGATCAAGCGTATCGTGGCTGCCGCCGGCATCAGCGAGGAGACGGCGCGCCAGGCGGTCGGCATCATCCTGAAGTTCCTGAGCAAGGACGGGCCGAAGGAACAGGTCGCGCAGATCATCGAGGCGCTGCCCGGCGCCGAGGCCGTGCTGGCTGAGGCGGAAGGCAGCAAGTCCGGCGGCGGCCTGTTCGGCGGTCTCGCCGGCATGATGGGCGGCGGCATGGGCGCCATGGCGGCGCTCAACGAGCTGACCAACGCCGGCCTCGACATGGGCGAAGTCCAGTCGGTGACCAGGGAGATCGTCGCCTTCGCCAAGGAAAAGGTTGGCGAGGACGTCGTCAACGAAGTCGTTTCCAAAATCCCGGGATTGAATCAGATCGTGTAA
- a CDS encoding haloacid dehalogenase type II yields MAHTAYVFDAYGTLFDVHAAVRKHAEKLGPDPQAFSFVWRQKQLEYSWVRALMHRYLDFWVLTEQALDTAFALFPAADRSLRADLLNAYWTLDCYPEVPQVLTTLKHNGAKLAILSNGTPQMLEAAAKAAGITDLLDEIFSVDALRTYKTDERVYELVTTHFRVYPETISFQSSNRWDIAGATAFGFRTVWMNRAGLPDEYPDLAPVAVLGDLTGLPALG; encoded by the coding sequence ATGGCGCACACGGCCTATGTATTCGACGCTTACGGTACGCTGTTCGACGTGCACGCCGCCGTGCGCAAGCATGCCGAAAAGCTTGGTCCGGATCCGCAGGCGTTTTCCTTCGTCTGGCGCCAGAAGCAACTCGAGTATTCCTGGGTGCGGGCGCTGATGCATCGGTATCTGGATTTCTGGGTCCTGACCGAGCAGGCGCTTGACACCGCCTTCGCCCTGTTTCCGGCCGCCGACCGGTCGCTGCGCGCCGATCTGCTCAACGCCTACTGGACGCTCGACTGCTACCCGGAGGTGCCGCAGGTGCTGACGACGCTCAAGCACAACGGCGCCAAGCTGGCGATCCTGTCCAACGGCACGCCGCAGATGCTCGAGGCAGCCGCCAAGGCGGCCGGCATCACCGACCTGCTCGACGAGATCTTCTCCGTCGATGCGCTGCGCACCTACAAGACCGACGAGCGCGTCTACGAACTGGTCACGACCCACTTCCGTGTCTATCCTGAGACGATCTCGTTCCAGTCGTCCAACCGCTGGGATATCGCCGGCGCGACCGCCTTCGGCTTCCGCACAGTGTGGATGAACCGCGCCGGCCTGCCGGACGAATACCCCGACCTCGCTCCGGTCGCCGTGCTCGGCGACCTCACCGGCCTTCCTGCTTTGGGATAG
- a CDS encoding helicase HerA-like domain-containing protein encodes MRPVDSDDKIFIGGSDKSEFLTLKLANRHGLITGATGTGKTVTLQILAEGFSNAGVPVFCADVKGDLSGIALAGEPKDFLLKRAAQIGLTDSYRFTDFPVALWDLYGTQGHPVRTSISEVGPLLLARLLELNDTQEGVLTIAFQLADDEGLLLLDLKDLRAVLAHVGERAQELSRVYGNVSTASIGAIQRRLLVLEREGAEHFFGEPALDIRDFLRTARDGRGVINVLAADRLMHAPRLYATFLLWLLSELFEELPEVGDPDRPRLVFFFDEAHLLFTDAPKALLTRIEQVVRLIRSKGVGVYFVTQNPLDVPDTVLAQLGNRIQHALRAYTPREQKAVRAAAQTFRPNPALDTERVITELGVGEALVSTLEGKGVPSVVQRTLIRPPSSRIGPISETERQALVRSSPVFGLYDRSVDRHSAYEMLAQRAADEQRREAEARARDDGSRRTATGFRLPDFGTDPGTGSGRGSGRGSGTGSGRSRAPGGTSGGTSGRVPRSGSRDTALEAGLKSAARSVGSSLGRALVRGVLGSLKRGF; translated from the coding sequence ATGAGGCCAGTGGATTCGGACGACAAGATCTTCATCGGCGGCAGCGACAAGAGCGAATTCCTGACGCTGAAGCTGGCGAACCGCCACGGCCTCATCACCGGCGCCACCGGCACGGGCAAGACGGTGACGCTCCAGATCCTCGCCGAGGGCTTCTCGAACGCCGGCGTGCCGGTGTTCTGCGCCGACGTGAAGGGCGATCTGTCCGGCATCGCGCTCGCCGGCGAGCCGAAGGACTTCCTGCTCAAGCGCGCTGCCCAGATCGGCCTGACCGACAGCTACCGCTTCACCGACTTCCCGGTCGCCCTGTGGGACCTCTACGGCACCCAGGGGCATCCCGTACGCACCTCCATCTCCGAGGTCGGCCCCCTGCTGCTGGCGCGCCTGCTCGAGCTCAACGACACGCAGGAGGGCGTGCTCACCATCGCCTTCCAGCTCGCGGACGATGAAGGCCTGCTGCTGCTCGACCTGAAGGACCTGCGCGCCGTTCTCGCCCATGTCGGCGAGCGCGCGCAGGAGCTGTCGCGCGTCTACGGCAACGTCTCGACCGCCTCCATCGGCGCCATCCAACGCCGCCTGCTGGTGCTGGAACGCGAGGGCGCCGAGCACTTCTTCGGCGAGCCGGCGCTCGATATCCGCGATTTCCTGCGCACGGCGCGCGACGGGCGCGGCGTCATCAACGTGCTGGCCGCCGACCGGCTCATGCACGCGCCGCGGCTCTATGCCACCTTCCTCTTGTGGCTGCTGTCGGAGCTGTTCGAGGAACTGCCCGAGGTCGGCGACCCGGACCGCCCGAGGCTGGTCTTCTTCTTCGACGAGGCGCACCTGTTGTTCACCGACGCCCCCAAGGCGCTGCTGACCAGGATCGAGCAGGTAGTCCGGCTGATCCGCTCCAAGGGCGTCGGCGTCTATTTCGTCACCCAGAACCCGCTCGATGTGCCCGACACCGTCCTCGCCCAACTCGGCAACCGCATCCAGCATGCGCTCAGGGCCTACACTCCGCGCGAACAGAAGGCGGTGCGCGCCGCCGCCCAGACTTTCCGGCCCAATCCGGCGCTAGACACCGAACGCGTCATCACCGAACTCGGCGTCGGCGAGGCGCTGGTGTCGACGCTGGAAGGCAAGGGCGTGCCCTCGGTCGTGCAGCGCACTCTGATCCGGCCGCCGTCGTCACGCATCGGTCCGATCAGCGAGACGGAACGGCAGGCGCTGGTCCGCTCGAGCCCGGTGTTCGGGCTCTACGACCGCAGCGTCGACCGCCATTCTGCTTACGAGATGCTGGCCCAGCGCGCCGCCGACGAGCAGCGCCGCGAGGCCGAGGCACGGGCGCGCGACGACGGCAGCCGGCGCACCGCCACCGGCTTCCGGTTGCCCGACTTCGGCACGGACCCAGGCACGGGCTCTGGTAGGGGCTCTGGTAGGGGCTCTGGCACGGGCTCTGGCCGCAGCCGCGCGCCAGGCGGCACTTCAGGCGGCACTTCGGGCCGCGTGCCGCGCAGCGGATCGCGCGACACCGCCCTCGAGGCGGGGCTCAAGTCCGCCGCCCGCAGCGTCGGCTCGTCGCTCGGCCGGGCGCTGGTGCGCGGCGTCCTCGGCTCGCTCAAGCGCGGCTTCTGA
- a CDS encoding VOC family protein: MDQRISLVTLAVDDLDAVRRFFEDGLGWIASRQSQDGVVFFQTGGSVLALYPRRSLETDIGRAIPSGPGGAVSLAWNGRSEAEVDAAYAQALAAGAEPVTAPEKVFWGGYCAYVAIPGGHLLEISFNPFWPLGADGALTLPD, from the coding sequence GTGGACCAGAGGATCAGCCTCGTCACCCTCGCCGTCGACGACCTCGATGCCGTCCGCCGGTTCTTCGAGGACGGCCTCGGCTGGATCGCATCGCGCCAGAGCCAGGACGGCGTCGTCTTCTTTCAGACCGGCGGCAGCGTGCTGGCGCTCTACCCGCGCAGGAGCCTCGAAACGGACATCGGCCGCGCGATTCCGTCCGGCCCGGGCGGCGCCGTCTCGCTCGCCTGGAACGGACGCAGCGAGGCGGAGGTTGACGCGGCCTATGCGCAGGCGCTTGCCGCCGGCGCCGAGCCGGTGACGGCGCCTGAAAAGGTCTTCTGGGGCGGCTATTGCGCCTATGTCGCCATCCCCGGCGGCCACCTGCTCGAGATCAGCTTCAACCCGTTCTGGCCGCTCGGCGCCGACGGTGCCCTGACGCTGCCGGACTGA
- a CDS encoding branched-chain amino acid aminotransferase, translating to MSGWSETWTYVDGTWHAGNPPLMGPRTHAAWLGSSVFDGARFFEGVMPDLDLHCRRVNDSAVALGLKPTMNVGAMIELTQEGVARFAPGTAVYIKPMYWAEGDGPGVILGDPDSTRFCLCLFEAAMAPKDAAMSVTLSPFRRPTLETMPVNAKAGCLYPNNARAMGEAKARGFDNAVVLDMLGNVAELTSANIFMVRDGEVHTPVPNGTFLNGITRQRVIALLRKAGYAVHERTLAYREFLEADEIFSTGNYSKVVPVKRIESRDLQPGPVAARARELYWDFAHA from the coding sequence ATGAGCGGCTGGAGCGAGACCTGGACCTATGTCGACGGTACGTGGCACGCGGGCAATCCGCCGCTGATGGGGCCGCGCACACACGCCGCCTGGCTCGGGTCCTCGGTGTTCGACGGCGCGCGCTTCTTCGAGGGCGTGATGCCCGACCTCGACCTGCATTGTCGGCGCGTCAACGATTCGGCCGTGGCGCTTGGCCTCAAGCCGACCATGAACGTCGGCGCGATGATCGAATTAACGCAGGAGGGAGTCGCCCGGTTCGCGCCGGGAACGGCCGTCTACATCAAGCCGATGTACTGGGCGGAGGGCGATGGGCCTGGGGTGATTCTCGGCGATCCGGACTCGACCCGGTTCTGCCTGTGCCTGTTCGAGGCGGCGATGGCGCCGAAGGATGCGGCCATGTCGGTGACCCTGTCGCCGTTCCGCCGGCCGACGCTTGAGACCATGCCGGTGAATGCCAAGGCCGGCTGCCTCTATCCCAACAACGCCCGGGCTATGGGCGAAGCGAAGGCGCGTGGCTTCGACAACGCCGTCGTGCTCGACATGCTCGGCAATGTCGCCGAGCTGACCAGCGCCAACATCTTCATGGTCCGGGACGGGGAGGTGCACACGCCGGTGCCGAACGGCACGTTCCTGAACGGCATCACGCGCCAGCGCGTCATCGCGCTGCTGCGCAAGGCCGGATACGCGGTCCACGAACGCACACTGGCCTATCGCGAGTTTCTCGAGGCCGACGAGATCTTCTCCACCGGCAACTACTCCAAGGTGGTGCCGGTGAAGCGGATCGAGAGCCGCGACCTGCAGCCCGGTCCGGTCGCCGCCAGGGCGCGCGAACTCTACTGGGACTTCGCCCACGCCTGA